DNA from Leptolyngbya iicbica LK:
AAGCGGCTCAGGCGGCGGCTTTTCCGAGCGCGAAGCCGATTGATGGAGCCTTGGAAATTACTTCCGAATTTGGCCTGCGGCGAAATCCGTTTGGGGGCTCACGCTACGAGATGCACAATGGCATCGATTTTCGCGGGCCAACGGGGACGCCAATTTACGCAACGGCGGATGGGATCGTGGTTAAGGCCCAGTACTCGGGCGGCTATGGCAACCATGTCGTGATTGACCATGGCTACAACTACGAAACTTTGTATGCTCACCTGTCTGCGCTAGAGGTGCAAGCTGGCGATCGCGTCAAACGAGGAACACTGATTGGGGCACTGGGATCGACCGGGCGATCTTCGGGGCCACACCTGCATTATGAGGTGCATCGCAATGGTCAACCCGTCAACCCTCGCTACTACTTGGATTTGAATGATTTGTGGGCGCAGCAAGATCAGTAGTGCTCCCATATCCTGCATACAGGAGTGGCATTGACGCTGAGGTTCGCCATACTGTTAATAGCCGCGAACAGGAGAACAGACGTGACGAAATTGAAACTGCCTGCGCAATGGCGGCAAATGTTGTGGGCTCTTGCTGGAGTGGTTGTGCTGATGGGGAGTTTGGGCTGGCCCAGTGCGATCGCTTGGGCCGATAACGAGGCCGAGGCTTCCACGCCAGCTGTGATCGAGCCCGTGACGGAACTGAATGCCACGGATATTCCTTCGGAAAAGGTGGATCAGTTCGTGTCAGCTTATCTCAGCGTGGCCGAGTTGATTGACGATCGCACCGCCGATCTCCAGCGGGCCGAAACGG
Protein-coding regions in this window:
- a CDS encoding DUF4168 domain-containing protein, whose protein sequence is MTKLKLPAQWRQMLWALAGVVVLMGSLGWPSAIAWADNEAEASTPAVIEPVTELNATDIPSEKVDQFVSAYLSVAELIDDRTADLQRAETEAESMQLQRAVESEAFTLIQAAGLTRQDYFQLLGLANTDPEFRDRVLAQLEESAT
- a CDS encoding M23 family metallopeptidase, producing the protein MRFRLPRPYTILITRTGETPVAITLRPLPLILMGVLLAAVPVVWVSQLLGHNEQLAEENENLTETANEVLIELETLDSEVEDLRERAGVPEASSGDRSSVDIPRGGVGQVADAGDLFALAKSRMPQIDTKLKAQVRPALEDTLAEEAAQAAAFPSAKPIDGALEITSEFGLRRNPFGGSRYEMHNGIDFRGPTGTPIYATADGIVVKAQYSGGYGNHVVIDHGYNYETLYAHLSALEVQAGDRVKRGTLIGALGSTGRSSGPHLHYEVHRNGQPVNPRYYLDLNDLWAQQDQ